The following are encoded in a window of Legionella geestiana genomic DNA:
- a CDS encoding response regulator — MTTIPRILHLLIVEDNAIALRMIESTVRRSGCTHVSAMSAEDGLGHLQSSRFDGVLTDIGLPGISGYEFCTLIRANWQIPVFGITAHLTPDSEASARASGMAQLLKKPFTLADMESLAERLNAGLHL; from the coding sequence ATGACTACCATTCCAAGGATATTGCACCTGCTGATTGTGGAAGACAACGCTATTGCACTCAGGATGATTGAATCCACGGTCAGGCGTTCTGGCTGCACGCACGTTTCCGCCATGAGTGCGGAAGACGGCCTCGGACACCTGCAATCCAGTCGCTTTGACGGTGTACTCACTGATATCGGCCTTCCGGGGATTAGCGGTTATGAGTTTTGCACATTAATTCGTGCGAACTGGCAAATCCCCGTATTCGGCATAACCGCGCATTTGACACCTGACAGTGAGGCAAGTGCCAGAGCATCGGGCATGGCACAACTTCTCAAAAAGCCCTTTACACTGGCAGACATGGAGTCTCTCGCAGAGCGGCTTAATGCCGGCCTCCACCTTTAA
- a CDS encoding PqiC family protein has product MKKTGILSFFLLTILLSACSRSPESSFYLLNPLPTDTRPIKRYPLRLAFDSLTTPAYSDRAQMVLKRGAHSVSVEEYHRWAESLDKNVQSVLITNISTLLPGIIIQTAPWLPPFHPDAHLEVNISNIELAVSGKSRLRAQYVVYSGDTLFSKRAVEYVAGAPPDDINALVSALNANLNRLSVDIARTISRMPVALSEK; this is encoded by the coding sequence ATGAAAAAAACAGGTATTTTATCGTTTTTTCTTCTCACCATCCTCCTCTCGGCCTGCTCACGCAGTCCGGAAAGCAGTTTTTACCTGCTAAATCCCCTGCCAACGGATACCCGCCCCATCAAGCGTTATCCTCTGCGTCTGGCTTTTGATTCCCTTACTACACCCGCATATTCTGACAGGGCACAAATGGTGTTAAAAAGAGGAGCCCATTCCGTAAGCGTCGAAGAATATCATCGTTGGGCGGAATCGCTTGATAAAAATGTGCAAAGCGTGCTCATTACCAATATCAGCACCCTTTTGCCCGGCATTATTATCCAAACCGCTCCGTGGCTTCCTCCCTTCCATCCTGACGCGCACCTTGAAGTTAATATTTCCAATATTGAACTGGCCGTTTCCGGTAAAAGCCGCCTGCGCGCGCAGTATGTGGTCTATTCAGGGGATACACTTTTTAGCAAGCGGGCTGTGGAATATGTTGCAGGTGCGCCTCCTGATGACATCAATGCGCTGGTCAGTGCTCTAAATGCCAACCTGAATCGTTTATCAGTTGATATTGCACGGACAATTTCCAGAATGCCTGTTGCGCTATCTGAAAAATAA
- a CDS encoding MlaD family protein produces MRRERYHTTTGLFVAGALTLLLVGSALFYHIALQAREQTFVLLFKGSLRGLEATAPVKYRGVKIGEVSAIEITENIERHKVEIPVYVRFFVKKKLGFSQDPIQLLIRSGFVADLSKPNFLSGLADIELVKNPPPRPKYEKTYYYGYPVFPTRNTTEKYTTLDEALTAAKETLEAIQKLVSSAEVRDTINAARLMADSLSALSTDMQASLPAVIRTFTQSLDRISSAAYSTQTLTDYLSRNPEALIRGKR; encoded by the coding sequence ATGCGCAGGGAACGCTACCATACTACTACAGGGCTTTTTGTCGCGGGAGCGCTTACGCTTTTGCTGGTAGGCTCCGCCCTCTTTTATCATATTGCCCTTCAAGCGCGTGAACAAACCTTTGTACTACTTTTTAAAGGCTCTTTGAGAGGACTTGAGGCAACAGCTCCGGTCAAATACCGTGGTGTAAAAATTGGCGAAGTCAGCGCCATTGAAATCACTGAAAACATTGAGCGGCACAAGGTGGAAATTCCAGTATATGTACGATTTTTTGTGAAGAAAAAACTGGGATTTTCGCAAGACCCGATTCAACTCCTTATCCGCAGCGGTTTTGTCGCCGATTTATCCAAGCCTAATTTCCTGTCTGGGCTTGCAGATATCGAGCTCGTCAAAAATCCACCGCCGCGTCCCAAGTACGAAAAAACCTACTATTACGGCTATCCGGTATTCCCAACCCGTAACACAACAGAAAAATACACCACGCTGGATGAAGCGCTTACAGCTGCTAAAGAAACCCTTGAAGCCATTCAGAAACTGGTTTCCTCCGCTGAGGTACGTGACACCATCAATGCTGCGCGCCTGATGGCAGACAGCTTAAGCGCGCTCAGCACCGACATGCAGGCATCCCTTCCCGCGGTTATTAGAACGTTTACGCAAAGCCTGGACCGAATTTCATCGGCCGCCTATTCCACCCAGACATTGACAGATTATCTGTCGCGCAATCCAGAAGCATTAATCAGGGGCAAGCGATGA
- a CDS encoding ABC transporter permease, producing MRFFFRIGLLSQQLIRSLVLFFGFLGHLGSAFRDFLLLRITVSLMAIQKIIYHSGAKIIMPLSIISLLAGMSASISARSLLARYNLQRQAMAYAQAMLINDMLPIFIGLVLSVQTALNAIDETARIMRQQRTPDDVMTEYVLPTLFGVMLTALLLYIYLFAISFTSLYYSFHYLQGTNFDEYLAHLDNSFSLAEYLISLAKTLFFGAIAAFGACYYYYYVSIYRTQQRRVVSRILTRSAFWMIVMAALIKFMVV from the coding sequence ATGCGATTTTTTTTTAGAATTGGTTTACTGTCGCAGCAGCTGATTCGCTCTCTGGTGCTTTTTTTTGGATTTCTTGGGCACCTTGGTTCTGCATTTCGCGATTTTTTATTACTGCGCATCACTGTCTCTCTGATGGCCATCCAAAAAATAATTTATCACTCCGGCGCAAAAATTATTATGCCGCTGTCTATTATCAGCCTGCTTGCCGGCATGTCGGCATCTATCAGTGCCCGTTCCCTTCTGGCACGCTACAACCTTCAGCGCCAGGCGATGGCGTACGCTCAGGCAATGCTGATTAATGACATGCTGCCAATTTTTATTGGCCTTGTGCTCTCCGTACAGACCGCGCTGAATGCGATTGATGAAACCGCTCGTATCATGCGCCAGCAAAGAACGCCTGATGATGTCATGACCGAATATGTTCTACCCACCCTCTTTGGCGTGATGCTGACGGCTCTGTTACTCTATATCTATTTATTTGCGATTTCGTTCACCAGTCTTTACTATTCGTTTCATTATTTGCAGGGAACGAATTTCGATGAGTATCTTGCGCATCTTGATAATTCTTTTTCGCTGGCGGAATACTTAATTTCACTGGCTAAAACACTCTTTTTTGGCGCAATCGCGGCGTTTGGAGCCTGCTACTACTACTATTACGTATCTATCTATCGCACGCAGCAGCGGCGCGTGGTATCCCGTATATTGACTCGCTCTGCGTTCTGGATGATAGTAATGGCTGCACTCATAAAATTTATGGTCGTCTAA
- a CDS encoding ankyrin repeat domain-containing protein has product MLEKVEKSHDVIYPLHEAAKANDYFTVMRLLREGANPLFADSHGKTGSQLASDRLVVNALQEAENVARAQVYVLELPKEIPLCELRPHMYPSVNYGFQEEVWIRVKLSENLALRSDIHDVIDYPVPSFFLKKLLEVAREQNVNLDSRLMRRLLDVNVRSYDVENVEALLNHGATYSQETLDEIHSTFINPDTSLTPEALQASVSIFQLLLARTGNMEHDNLPQAVGTYRWTRFRPFKFQNPNQWEDLLRGYDDMPEWAVFAPLTNMFSRIPKTPRMPCLPLATELKAHVRLEDIPDSKRVSKGFLTGAFRQTTDRPLELMAVLMAMMVNNSPVMRHFLQGLTDQALHTHADYMHAAYSFFMLWKDFIILAKTKETYTAKHHQYCESLNQQGIQKGLPKRDALNMVFSTDEIRCMEEESVVFSRLTRNHTAILAKSALREAEVWFDCYLQAFVKTLQENGIEHAAHLTSQKKWINVEGIPSLALLCERNIQQHSNTQGFFSRSEPPRMQASSSSEVERPLRNDAGCSYES; this is encoded by the coding sequence ATGCTGGAAAAAGTTGAAAAATCTCATGATGTTATTTACCCCCTGCATGAAGCTGCAAAGGCAAATGATTACTTTACCGTCATGCGGTTACTTAGGGAAGGCGCAAACCCCTTATTCGCTGATTCACATGGAAAGACCGGGTCACAACTGGCCAGTGACCGCCTCGTGGTTAATGCACTGCAAGAAGCGGAAAACGTCGCCCGTGCTCAAGTATATGTACTGGAACTTCCTAAAGAAATTCCGCTTTGTGAGCTACGCCCACACATGTATCCGTCAGTTAATTACGGTTTTCAGGAGGAAGTCTGGATACGCGTGAAGCTTTCTGAAAATCTCGCACTTAGAAGTGATATACATGATGTTATCGATTATCCGGTTCCATCCTTTTTTCTGAAAAAGCTGCTCGAGGTCGCTCGTGAACAAAATGTAAATTTAGACAGTAGACTCATGCGTAGATTACTGGATGTTAATGTGCGCAGTTATGACGTTGAAAATGTAGAAGCGCTGCTTAATCATGGCGCTACGTACTCGCAGGAAACGCTTGATGAAATTCATTCAACGTTTATAAATCCAGATACCAGCTTAACGCCAGAAGCGCTGCAGGCGAGCGTATCCATTTTTCAGTTATTACTGGCACGCACGGGAAATATGGAGCACGACAACCTGCCACAGGCTGTCGGCACCTACCGATGGACGCGTTTCCGACCCTTTAAGTTCCAAAATCCCAATCAGTGGGAAGATCTGTTGCGTGGATATGATGACATGCCTGAGTGGGCGGTTTTTGCGCCGCTGACGAATATGTTCAGCAGAATTCCGAAAACGCCTCGAATGCCGTGCCTGCCTCTGGCTACCGAGCTGAAAGCGCATGTTCGGCTGGAGGATATCCCTGACTCTAAACGCGTGAGCAAAGGCTTTTTAACAGGCGCATTCAGACAGACCACTGACAGGCCCTTGGAATTAATGGCCGTGCTAATGGCCATGATGGTTAACAACTCACCAGTAATGCGCCATTTTTTACAAGGCTTGACTGATCAAGCACTGCATACACATGCTGACTATATGCACGCTGCGTATAGTTTCTTTATGTTATGGAAGGATTTTATTATTTTAGCGAAGACAAAAGAAACATATACTGCGAAACATCATCAATACTGTGAGTCACTTAATCAGCAGGGTATACAAAAGGGCTTACCGAAACGTGATGCGCTGAATATGGTTTTTAGTACAGATGAAATACGATGCATGGAAGAAGAGTCAGTTGTATTCAGCAGGTTAACGCGAAATCACACGGCCATCCTTGCAAAATCTGCACTAAGAGAGGCAGAAGTATGGTTTGATTGTTATTTACAGGCTTTTGTGAAAACGCTGCAGGAAAATGGTATCGAACATGCCGCTCATCTGACAAGCCAAAAAAAGTGGATTAACGTTGAGGGCATACCGTCACTTGCACTTCTTTGCGAGCGAAACATTCAACAGCATTCGAATACACAAGGCTTTTTTTCGCGTTCCGAGCCCCCCCGGATGCAGGCGTCAAGCTCCTCTGAAGTCGAAAGACCCTTAAGGAATGATGCAGGATGTTCCTATGAATCTTGA
- a CDS encoding CAP domain-containing protein: protein MNLEAVNTLPGGGSMRALVVGFLVTLFSFTALAADNREANMAQDVLREVNAWRAAHHLQLLVMDESMSREALAHSREMANHKVPFGHTGFGQRIARIYKTAKMPMGGSENVAYNYKDARDVVRNWLTSPGHRRNIAGNFNKTGVGIVRDSRGKLYFTQIFLRDAPVKRRHFG, encoded by the coding sequence ATGAATCTTGAAGCAGTTAACACACTACCCGGTGGAGGTTCCATGCGTGCTTTGGTTGTTGGATTTTTGGTTACACTTTTTAGTTTTACGGCACTTGCGGCTGATAATCGCGAAGCAAATATGGCGCAGGATGTGCTGCGAGAGGTAAATGCCTGGCGTGCGGCGCACCATCTTCAATTGCTCGTCATGGATGAGAGCATGTCGAGGGAAGCGCTTGCTCACAGCCGAGAAATGGCCAACCACAAGGTTCCTTTTGGACATACTGGCTTTGGTCAGCGTATTGCGCGCATCTACAAAACTGCAAAAATGCCGATGGGCGGCTCAGAAAATGTTGCATACAATTATAAGGATGCAAGGGATGTTGTGCGCAATTGGTTGACAAGTCCCGGGCATCGTCGCAACATCGCCGGAAACTTCAATAAAACGGGCGTGGGTATTGTGCGTGACAGCCGTGGAAAACTCTATTTTACGCAGATTTTCTTGCGCGATGCGCCGGTAAAAAGGAGGCATTTTGGCTGA
- the thpR gene encoding RNA 2',3'-cyclic phosphodiesterase: protein MAEGIRIFLGINTCITPIEALLKRLGLCVPSNLMRLTDAKNLHVTLQFIAAFPSEKLCELIKEVEMLAAKTAVFSLPLQGPAPFPSAREPTHLVLPVASSELSALVSALALMLEALGIAPELRPFQGHITLGKIHDWTRLQPFLDPFKAPMIDTRIMVREIMLYQSTSLEGKSAYTVLKRFALQG, encoded by the coding sequence TTGGCTGAAGGGATACGTATTTTTTTAGGGATAAATACCTGTATTACGCCTATTGAAGCGCTGTTAAAGAGACTTGGCCTTTGTGTGCCCTCTAACTTAATGCGTCTCACGGATGCTAAAAACCTGCATGTGACCCTGCAGTTTATCGCGGCTTTTCCATCAGAAAAGTTATGCGAGCTTATCAAAGAGGTTGAAATGCTGGCAGCGAAAACGGCAGTTTTCTCGCTGCCGCTTCAAGGTCCTGCCCCGTTTCCCTCAGCGCGCGAACCCACCCATCTCGTCCTCCCGGTAGCCTCGAGCGAGCTCTCAGCACTGGTGTCAGCATTGGCATTAATGCTTGAGGCTTTGGGCATCGCGCCAGAGTTGAGACCCTTTCAGGGGCATATCACGCTTGGAAAGATTCACGACTGGACGCGGCTGCAGCCGTTTTTAGACCCGTTTAAAGCACCAATGATTGACACGCGTATCATGGTGCGGGAGATAATGCTTTATCAGAGCACGTCTCTGGAAGGAAAATCAGCGTATACGGTCCTTAAGCGATTCGCGCTGCAGGGATGA